The genomic stretch TCTTTCGTAGATCTCTTTACAGGTCTTAAACCTTTGAGAATAATTGCTTAAAAGTTTTATTAAGTTCCGTTCTGTTCTTATCCCCTTATTGATCCAGAAAAAAGGACGATGTCTCGGATTTGCCAAGGGTACTCTCTTCTGAGAAATATCTAAAGGGTGCAGATAAAACATTGTATCACCTTTTTTTAGTGCTTGGTCAATAACCTTTTTGAAATAACCGAAGCCCATTAATCGGAAGAAAAAGGCACCACCACCGGGTAATATTATCTTATTGCTGAGCTTATAATAACTCCATGGCAATTCATAAAGATCCGAATCTGGATTCTTCTGTCCGAGAGTTTCAGAGTTGATCCGGTAAGGCATTGTCGGAATATTTCTTAAAACTACGTTAGTTTTATTATAGAAGCTGTTATAAACTACTGATGAATCATATCTAAATCCCAATTGTGCCAATAAAGGAACCATCCAATTAGCAAAGTAAGCATTAGGTGCTCTAAAACCGATAATTTCCCTGTCAAATATATCTTCCAATATTTTTTTAGATCTTTTCAGCTCATCAAACCATTTTTCTATCGGTTCAAGAGGATTCTTATTCTTATAATCTATTGCCGATTGGTGAGTTAAGCTATGAACACCTATCTCGTGATCTGTCTCTTTTAATGCCTCAGATAATTTTGGATATCTCTGTGCTACGTCTGCTACAATAAAGAAAGTAGCTTTTATCTTATAGTCATCAAGTATTTGTAATATTCTTATGGTTTCATCGGTAATACAATCAATATTGTCTTTGCCATGACTGAGGAAAAAATCTTCTAATTTCTTGTATAATGAAAAAGAAGCGCCACTTATAGCCGGTGTATGATACCAATCTTCAATGTCAAAAGAGAGTGCAATATAATTAATAAGATAACCCTTTCGTATAATATCTATCGAATATCAAAGTTTGTAGGTTTTAATTTTTCTCGTCCCTTTTTTCCAACGTTTTCTGGCATTCTCAAATACTTTGCCCATGAACGCAGGAGGGATCTGGTCTATTACAAATCTGGCAAATCTGGTGGAACACAAAAGAAACAGCATATCTATCATAAATTCCATCAGATATCGCGTCATTTTGAAATTATCTATTCTGTAACCATAGTCAGGTACCGGTCTTCCCAAGAACCTTAAAAACTTCAATCTAATGAAAGATCCTCTTTTTTTCAGATCATATCCGTGACTATGCATCTCTATGGCTTGATCAAGATCAATAGGAAACGTTTCGATCAGATTATCTTGTTTCATCTTATCTATGATTCTTTTCCCGGCATCTGATCTGGTAATGATCAGAGAAAAGCCCTTACCCCGTTCTTCATAAACTGGAGCCCAGGCATCTCCGACTGAAATATCGGTAAACTCATTCGTCAGATCTGTGCAGAGAAGACTATTTTTTACTATATGAAAGAGGATCAGGTAATTAGCATAGAACTTCTTCATCTGGAATATTTGACCGTCTTTCAGCTCTACTCTCATATTCCCGGGCCATTCACCATAGCGGAAATACAGCTTTGCGATTTGAGTATAATCTTTTATTCCATGCGATCTCAGAAAACTCACAATTGATGAAAAATGCAGGGTATTTCCATAAAAGGGACCAAAAAAGTATTTAATTTTTCTTACTGCCGGATGATCTAATCGTTGTAATGATCTTATAGACTGAACCTGTCCGGGTAAACCGACATAAGCGAGATTACCTGCGAAACTGGAAATTTCCGGTATGATCTCATTAACAGAGGTTATTATATACTTGCTCTGGGCAGCAGCAATGATTTCTTCCTCTGTTTTGGCAATAACC from Candidatus Cloacimonadota bacterium encodes the following:
- a CDS encoding DUF3473 domain-containing protein: MEDIFDREIIGFRAPNAYFANWMVPLLAQLGFRYDSSVVYNSFYNKTNVVLRNIPTMPYRINSETLGQKNPDSDLYELPWSYYKLSNKIILPGGGAFFFRLMGFGYFKKVIDQALKKGDTMFYLHPLDISQKRVPLANPRHRPFFWINKGIRTERNLIKLLSNYSQRFKTCKEIYERHIDEKIPQNS
- a CDS encoding Coenzyme F420 hydrogenase/dehydrogenase, beta subunit C-terminal domain; translated protein: MKKIDVLKETIRSGLCNRCGSCVGLSEGKIVFNDREGAYLPDIIEEVDEKTAELINEVCSGRKFDFPVNRDRIFGADVLSHEYIGAYKDFSIGYATEEEIRRLAASGGILTTILLFLLRSGEIDGAVVTRMSKTKPWLTEPVIAKTEEEIIAAAQSKYIITSVNEIIPEISSFAGNLAYVGLPGQVQSIRSLQRLDHPAVRKIKYFFGPFYGNTLHFSSIVSFLRSHGIKDYTQIAKLYFRYGEWPGNMRVELKDGQIFQMKKFYANYLILFHIVKNSLLCTDLTNEFTDISVGDAWAPVYEERGKGFSLIITRSDAGKRIIDKMKQDNLIETFPIDLDQAIEMHSHGYDLKKRGSFIRLKFLRFLGRPVPDYGYRIDNFKMTRYLMEFMIDMLFLLCSTRFARFVIDQIPPAFMGKVFENARKRWKKGTRKIKTYKL